The Actinomyces wuliandei genome contains the following window.
GTTGGTGACGAAGAAGTCGTCCCCGACAAGCTGGACACGGTCACCGATCTTGTCGGTCAGCGCCTTCCAGTCCTCCCACTCGTCCTCGCTGAGCGGGTCCTCGATGGACACGATCGGGAAGTCCGCCACCAGCTTCTCGTAGTAGTCCACCATGAAGGCGTTGTCACGGGCCTCGCCCTCGAAGCGGTAGGTCCTGGTCCTCTCGTCGAAGAACTCCGTGGAGGCCACGTCCATGGCCAGCGCCACGTCGGCACCCGGCTTGTAGCCAGCCTTGGTGATAGCCTCGACGATCAGCTCCAGGGCCTCGCGGTTGGAGTCCAGGTTGGGGGCGAAGCCGCCCTCGTCACCCAGGCCGGTGGACAGGCCACGGTCCTTCACCACGGCCTTGAGGGCGTGGTAGACCTCGGCGCCCATGCGCAGGGCCTCGCGGAAGGTGGAGGCACCGATGGGGGCGATCATGAACTCCTGGATGTCCACGTTGGAGTCCGCGTGGGAGCCGCCGTTGAGGATGTTCATCATGGGCACGGGCAGTACGTGGGCGCCCGGGCCGCCCACGTACTGGAAGAGGTCCAGCCCGGCGGCCTCCGCGGAGGCCTGGGCAGCGGCCAGGGAGACGCCCAGGATGGCGTTGGCACCCAGCTTGCCCTTGTTGGGGGTGCCGTCCAGCTCGATCATGAGGTGGTCGAGGCCGCGCTGGTCGGCCGCGTCGAAGCCGATGATCTCCGGGGCGATGATCTCGTTGACGTTGGCGACAGCCTTCTCGACCCCCTTGCCCAGGTAACGGCCCTTGTCGCCGTCACGCAGCTCGACGGCCTCGAAGGCACCGGTGGAGGCGCCGGAGGGGACGGCGGCGCGCGCGGAGGAGCCGTCCTCCAGGAGGATCTCGACCTCAAGGGTGGGGTTCCCGCGGGAGTCGAGGATCTCGCGGGCGTGAACGTTCTCGATGAGGGCCACTTGCAGCTCCTTGTTCGTCCTAGTTGGTTCGACCTGGTCAGTTCGACCGGGTCTGGCCTGGCGAGGCCTGGTTGCTGGTCTTGATCCCCCTCGGCCCCGGCCGGCGCTCACGAGCACCCGCCCAGTCCGGTGGCGACCAGGGTGCGGCCCTAGCCTAGCGGTAGCGCGTGCGACATATACCGGCATTGGTCCCCCGGTCATGACGGGGTTCACGCCAGGCGCGAAACCAGGGGCAGACCGCCAGTGAGAGCTCCTCTGGAGGACGGGCGCCGCCACGCTCCCGCACGACCTCATCACGGCCCCGCCGCAGTCTCACCCGCAACCTCACCACGGCCCCGCCAGGGCGCGGCCGCCCCCTGGCGCTACGGGCTGGTGTCCGAGCGGATGACACGGTCCAGGAGCGGGCCGATAACCCCCAGCGCCCCCGGCTGGGTCATCTCCCGGTGGGTGCAGTCGACGTCCACCACCTGCAGCCCCCCGGTGACGTAGGGGTCCCACTCACCCGGATCGTGCTCAGGACCGATCCCGCCACGGGCTGCCCGGAGGAAGAGCGCCCGCCCCCGGTAGGCCCGGTGCTGGTACTCCCGCAGGATACGGGTGGTGTTGCGGTAGGTGGTCACCAGCGCCTCCAGGACGCTGCGCTCCAGCCCGGCCATCGGCGAGGAGCGCTCCTCCAGCGCCCTGACCACGGCGGCAAGGTCCTCCTCGTGTCCGGCCAGGACGTCGTCATCGATCCCGGCCATGGCCAGGACCGCAGACAGGGCGTCAGCCAGCGGCGGCTCCACGGCCCCGGTCGCCGCCTCCGAGAGGTAGGCGTCCATGAGGGCGAGCACCCCCACCTGGTGCCCTGCCTCCTGCAGGAGCACAGCCATGACGTGGGCGACCATCCCGCCCAGGGACCAGCCCACCAGGTGGTAGGGGCCGCTGGGCTGGACCTGGAGGACCTGGGTGACGTAGTCGCGGGCCATCTCCTCCAGGGAGGCGGGCTGCGAGCCCGGCTCCAGGACCCCACGGGCTTGCAGGCCCCACACCGGCAGCCCGTCCAGGTGGCGGGGCAGACCGGCGTAGCACCAGGACAGGCCGCCAGCCGGGTGGACGCAGAAGAGTCCTCCCAGGCCCGTACCGGGACCCTGCCCGTTCCCAGGCCTGCGGTCGTCCGGCGGGCGCAGGGGCAGCAGCACGCCCAGGCCGGTGTCGCCGGGACGCTCCGGGTCCTGCTCGTCCAGGTGGGCGGCCAGCAGGGCGGGAGTCGGGTGGGTCATGACCGTACCGACCCGCAGGGGGCGCCCGGTGGCCTTCCTGAGTGCGGCTACCAGCGAGACTGCCAGCATCGAGTGCCCGCCCAGGTCGAAGAAGGAGTCCTCGGCGCTGCACTCCTCGATACCCAGCACCCGGGCGACGTGCTCGCACACGAGCCTCTCGGTGCTGGTGGCCGGCGCCCGCCCCTGCGAGCGGGGCAGCTGCGGGACGGGCAGGGCCGCGTCGTCGCGCTTGCCGTTGACGGTCAGGGCTAGACGGTCCAGGACCACCACCGCCGCCGGGGCCATCTGGCCGGGCAGGCGGCGTGCGACCTGGCGGCGCAGCAGCGCCGGGTCCGCGGTCGCCGGGTCAGGTCCCGTCAGGTAGAGGACAAGACGCTCGTCGCCCTGCCGCACCTGGACCACCCGGGCGTAGGCCAGGCGGACGCCCTCGACCTCGCGCGCCCGGGCCTCGACCTCCCCCAGCTCGACCCGGAAGCCCCGCAGCTGGACCTGCCTGTCAGCACGCCCCCTGAACTCCAGGTCGCCCTGCCTGGTGCGCACGGCCAGGTCGCCGGAGCGGTACATCCGGCCCTGTCCGGCCCGGCCCGAGGCGCCTGGCCCCGCCGCCTCCGCCGGGGCTGCCCGTGTACCAGCACCCCCGGCCGCGCCAGGCAGGCCGCCTGTGCCCGCGTCCGGCCCGGCCCCCTCCAGGACAGCCCGCGCGAAGGGGTCCGGCAGGAACCGCTCAGCACTCAGCCCAGGCTGGTTGACGTACCCCGAGGCGACCCCGGCGCCACCGACGTGGATCTCCCCGACCACGCCCGCAGGTACCGGGTGGCCGCCCTCGTCCAGGAGGTAGACGGCCAGGTCCTCCAGGGGACGTCCGACCGGGCTGACCCCAGAGGTGTCCTCGTCAACTTCGAGGTAGGTCACGTGCACGGTGGTCTCAGTGATCCCGTACATGTTGACCACCCGTGGCGATCCTGGCGGGTGCCGCCGGAACCAGCGCCGTACCACGTCCAGGTCCATCGCCTCACCTCCCAGGACCACCACGCGCAGGCCCGGACCGGGCTGGCTGACCTGGCCGGGCTGCGCCTCCTGCGCCACAGCCTCGTCGCGCTGCGCGTCGGCCGCAGCCAGCTGGGCGAAGGCGGAGGGGGTCTGGCTGAGGACCGTGACCTCCTCGGCCTCCAGCAGGGCCAGCATCTCCTCGGGGCTGCGGCTGACCTCGTAGGGGACCACCACCAGCCTGCCTCCGGTCAGGAGGCACCCCAGGACCTCCCACACGGAGAAGTCGAAGGCGTAGGAGTGGAAGAACGTCCACACGTCTGCCGTACCAAGGCCCAGCCGGTGCTCGGTGGTGCGCAGCAGCCTCAGGACGTTGTCCTGGGTGACCTCGACCCCCTTGGGGCGGCCGGTGGACCCGGAGGTGAAGATGACGTAGGCGGGGTCATCGGCGCAGGCCGCAGACGACGGCGGTGGCGCAACCTCTCCGGGAGACCTCCTGAGGAGAGGAGCCTGTCCCGGCGGACCGCCTCCGGCTCCCTCCAGGTCACGGGTGGACAGCACCACCGTCTGCGGTCCCAGGGCGCTGCGCAGCCCCGGCGGCAGGGGAGACCCCTCCACGCCGACGGGAAGGTCGTCGGGAAGGTCATCGGGCAGGTCAGGCAGGTCGTGGACCAGGACCACGGGCTGGCAGTCCTCCAGGGCGGCGGCCAGCCGGGCCTCGGGGTACTGCGGGTCGAGGGGGACGTAGGCGGCCCCGGTGCGCAGCACCGCGACCATCACCTCGACCTGGACCCCTCTGCGTCCCAGCAGGAGCGCCACCCGGCGTCCCGGTCCCGCCCCGGCCTCACGCAGGACGTCCCTGGCCCGCGCCGACACCCGCTCCAGGGCGGCGTAGGTGAGACGCTGCGCACCGGGCGCACCAGGTGCGCCGGCGCCAGGTACACCGAGCTCGTCAGGCACCGTCAGCGCCTCGCGCCCGGCCCACTCCTCCATGGCGGCCTCCAGCGCCTGCCCCAGGCTGGCCCGGCGCAGCGCGGGACTGGTGACCTCGGGCAGAGCAACCCTGGCCCCCAGCATCCTGGCTGCCTCCTGGAGGGCCTGCTCCCGGGCCTTCTCCTCCAGCGCCCGGTCCCACAGCCGCGAGCGCGGGTCCTCCAGCACCTGGTCCAGCAGCCGGAGGAACCAGCGGGTCATGGCCTGCGCCGTGGCCGGGTCGACGACGGCGGTGGCGTACTCCAGGCGCACGGAGATGCCCTCACCCATGGAGGAGGCGCTGCGTTCCGACCCGCAGGAGCCGGAGTCTCCCGGCAGGCTGGTGGGGACAGGCAGGCTGGATGCGGTAGGAGGGTCGGCAGCACAGCCCGCCCCACGGCGGGCGCGCCCGGCGGCCTCGGAGAAGCTGACCTCCCAGGTCAGGTCGAACTTGGAGGTGCCGGTCCCCTCCACTCCCACGCTGACCTGAGGCGCTCCCGCACCCGCGTCGAAGGAGAGGCCTCCGGTGTCCTGGGCCACGAGCATGACCTGGAACAGGGGGTGGCGGCTGGAGTCACGCCGGGGGTTGACGGCGCCGACCACCGCGTCGAAGGGCACCTCGGCGTGCTCGAGCACGGCCAGGGTGTCCTCACGGACCCGTGCCAGGAGCTCGGTGAAGGAGGGGTTGCCCTCCGTGCTGGTCCGGGTCACCACGGTGTTGGCGAGGAACCCGACCTCCTGCTCGCGCCGGGCGTCGGTACGGCCCGAGGAGATCGTCCCTATGGGGATGTCGTAGCCTGCGCCGCACCGGGTCAGCAGGCCCGCGAGCACACTGTGGAGGACCATGAACGGGCTGGCCTGGTGGGCTCGGGCCAGGTCCTCCACGGCGGCTGAGCGCTCGGCCCCCAGGGACACCCGAACCTGCCCGCCCCGGTGGTCGCGCTGACGGGGGCGAGGCCGGTCCAGGGGCAGCGGGACCTCCTCGGGCAGGCCTCGCAGCCTCTCGACCCACCAGGACAGGGCCTCAGGCGCGGGGGCAGGTAGCGGGGCCGGCGGTACGGCGACCGGGAGCAGGGGCGACGGCGTGGGCGGCGGGACGCGCGGGAAGGAGACCGAGGCAGGCGGCGAGGGGGCGGGCCGCGGGCCAGGCACCACGGCCCGCCCCGTTCCGTCCTGTCCCGGATCCGGGGGGTCCTGGCGACCCAGGTCCCGGGCACGGGCTCGGTAGGCGGCAGCGAGAGTGTCCACCACAGGCCTGAGCGACCAGCCGTCAGCGGCGACGTGGTGGATGACCAGCACCAGGCGCTGCCGGTCGGCGTCCTGGGCGAGGTAGGCGCGCACCGGAGGCTGCGCGGTGACGTCGATGCTGGTGTCGAGGCTGCCGACCAGGTCGGGGTCGTGGGGGTCGCGGTCCACCACGACCAGCCTGACGGCCTCACGTACCGCCGCCTCCTGCCAGGTGGCAACAGTGGGGAGGCCGTCCTCGCCAACCGGGTAGGAGGTCCGCAGCGCCGGGTAGGTCAGCACGGTGTCCACGACTGCTGCCTCCAGCGCCCGGGTGTCCAGGTGCCCGGCGACGTCGAGCACGAGCGGGATGGCGTAGACAGGGGACGGCCCCTGCTCCTGCTCCAGGAACCACAGGCGACGCTGGGCCGCGGTCATCAGGGGCCAGCCCTCTCCCACGGGGGACGCCGGGACCGGGGGTACCGCGTCCTCTGGGCTCCCCGCGCCGCCACCGGGCTGCCCTCCCGCTACCGGCACGGTAGCGCAGGCCGGGCGGGGACCTGTCCCGCCCAGGAGACGAGCCACCCGCTCCACGCTGGCGTCCCGGAAGAGGTCCCTCAGGTGCAGGCCCTGGTACCCCGCCTGGGTGAGTCGGCCCAGCACACGGGCTGCTGTCAGGGAGTGGCCTCCCATGGCGAACAGGTCGGTGTGGCTACGCAGGGTGTGGGCAGGCACGTCCAGGACCTCGGCGTAGACAGAGGCAACCACCTGCTGGTCGGGGTCCATCTGCTCCCAGGACAGACCTGCGCCGACCTCACGCCCGGGGGCGGGCAGACGGCTGCGGTCCACCTTGCCCCGCTCCGTCAGCGGCAGGGCCTCCAGGCGCACCAGGGTGGTGGGGACGAAGGAGGGAGGCAGGAGGTCGCGCAGGCGGTCGAGCACCCCGGCAGTGTCCAGCGGCGCCTGCTCCTGCGTGGGCACGACGTAGCCCACCAGCCTGGCGCCGTCACCGTCGTCGCGCACCGTGACCACGGCCTGGCGGATCCCCGGCTGGGTGACCAGGGCTGCCTCGACCTCTGCAGCCTCGATGCGCACGCCGCGCAGCGACAGCTGGGAGTCGGCACGCCCCATGAAGGTGAGCGCGCCGTCGGGCTCCCGCCGCACCAGGTCGCCGGTGCGGTAGCACCGCGAGCCGTCGGCGGCGGTCACGAACCGTGAGCGTGTCAGGTCGTCGTCCTTGAGGTAGCCACGGGCCACCGAGCTGCCGCACAGGTAGAGCTCACCGGCCACCCCCGGCGGCAGGGCACGGCCCAGGTGGTCCAGCACCCGGGCCTCCTGCCCGGGCAGGCTGCGGCCGATGCTCGGCTCCGGGTGGTCGGCCACCCAGGCGACGGTGGCCTCCACCGTGTTCTCAGTGGGGCCGTAGCCGTTGGCGGCGAAGACACCGCGACGCGTCTCCTGGCGCAGCCGCTCCCACAGCGGGACGGAGCAGGTGTCACCACCGATGAACAGACTGGTCACCGCGTGACCCCGGCTCCCACGGTCCCCGCCGACGGGCAGCCCGACCTCCAGCAGCTCCTCCAGGACAGCCGGGGAGAGGTCTATGACATCGACGGCGTGGTCCTGGAGGAACCGGACATGGGCGACAGGGTCGCCGAGCTGCTCCTCGGTAGGCACGTGCAGGCGGTGCCCGTGGAGGAAGGCGACCAGGGGGCTGAGGGCGGAGTCGAAGGCCGGGGAGTACTCGTGGCTGTAGCTCAGCACCACGCCCTCCTGCGCGCTCCCTGCGCCTGCCGTGCTCCCCGGCTGTCCTTCCCGCCCCACCTGCCCCGCCCCTCCGGTCCTGCCCGCCGCGACCAGCTCCCTGTCCACGTAGAGCAGGTCGAAGGCCCTGGCGTAGCTGGCCAGGTTGCGGTGCTCAACCACGACTCCCTTGGGGCGTCCGGTCGAGCCGGAGGTGAACAGGATGTAGGCGGCGTCCTCGCCCCTGACCGGGCGGTCGAGCTCGCCGGGCGCCACCGGCCCCGCTGGCAGGGCCTCCATCCGGGCACGGACGCTGTCGGCGTCGAGAACCAGGGTCTGTGGTGCCCGCGCCCCCGTCCCCCCTGCCTGGCTGAGCGCCTGCCGCAGAGCCGGTCCCTGCCCCAGGGCGGAGGTGGTCACCACCACGGCAGGCTCCACGTCCTCGACGACCTGGCTGAGCCGCCGTGCAGGCCACTGGGGGTCACAGGGGACGAAGGCGGCCCCGGCCTCCAGGACCGCCGGGGGCGCCAGCACCATCCAGCTGCTCCGGGGCAGGTAGAGCAGGACCCTGTCCCCGGCTCCCACGCCGAGCTCCCTGAGCAGACGGGTCAGGCGGTGGGCGCAGGAGGCCGTCTCCTCGTAGCTGAGGAGGCGGTCAGGGGCGCAGAGGTGCTCCTGGCTGGAACCGGGTGGCCGGGGTCGGCTGCTGGTGGCCAGGCGGGCACGGTCCAGCGCGCCCACCGCCCACACCGGGTCGGTCGCGCCCCGCGCCTGCCCCGAGTCAGGCAGGCCGACCACCTCCTCCAGCTCGGGGGGCAGCGCCTGCAGGCCAAGGGCGTGAGGGGAGCCCGTCGGGTAGGGCTCCTCCGGGCTGAGGAGCAGGTCGCGCAGGCACTCGTCCGCGTCACCGGTCCTCTCGGCCTCGGGCACCTCAGGCGTGCCTGTGCCGTGGGCTGCCCGGCTGAGTCGGCTCACAAGCGTCTCCAGGACCCGGGCGTACCCGGCAAGGGCCGACTCGCTCAGGGAGCCTGCCGGGGCTGCCAGGCCCATGGGGCCGTCCGGCTGGCCGGGCCGGACGTCGAGGACCAGCCCGTCGGCCGGCCCCTCCCACACCGCCTCGCTACGTCCCCGTGCCCTGCCGTAGCGTCGAGCCCCGCCGAAGGGGACGATGTTGAGGGCGACGTCGCAGAGCGCCTCGGACACCCCCAGCCCCCGGTCGGCACGGATGTCCTCGTGCCGGTAGCGCTGGTGCTCCCGGCAGCGCTGCCAGGCCTGCGAGACCTGGGTGAGCAGCTGGCCCACGCTCTGGTCCGGGTCCAGGCTGACGCGCACAGGCAGGACGTTCTGGGTGTGGCACGGGGTCCGCAGGAGCGTCTGGCTGGACCGGTTCATGACGTGGACACCGACGACCGCCTCGTCACGCCGGTGGACCACCCCAGCCAGGACGGCCAGGGCCGCGACAAGTACCGCAGGGTCGGCACCTGCGGACGTGCTGGGCGCCTCCACCGGGTGGTGGGTCGCCCTGGAGGGGTCCCCGCCCGGGGCCATGGAGACAGCCGGGGCACCGGGGGCCTGCCCCTGCCAGAAGGCGCGGTCCTCCCTGGCCTGAGGGCTACGGGCGTAGGCAGCCTGCTGCGCGACGGCCTCCAGGTAGGCTCCTACCGCCTCAGGGTCGGCGCCCGCAGGGCTGCCGGTGCTCCTGCCGGCCTCGGTGCCGGGGTCCGTGCCGACAGCGGCGCCACCGCGGGCCGGGGCGGCAGGGGGCCGGGTACCCCGGGAGGAGAGCCGGGCCGAGTACTCACGGGCCAGCGCACGCCCTACCAGGGCGAACCCGTAGCCGTCCAGCGCCAGGTGGTGGACCCGCAGGAACCACTGGGCACTGTCCTGGCCGGTGAGGAGCAGGCAGGCGCGGGACACCACCCCCCGCTCCAGGTCGATCGGCTCCCCCAGGTGCTGGAGCACCCACTGCCGGGCCGCCTCCTGCCCTCCCCGGGGATCCTGCCTGAGGTCGACAAGCCCGGCGCTCGCAGGAACGGCGTCGAGCACGACACGTGGCAGGCCCTCCCCTGCGGTGGGTGCCTGCCGCTCATCCGCCTCCCCGACGGCACCCACCGGGACCGTCAGGTCGGGGGCGACGCCGTCCGGGCTTCGGTGACCTGGGCTGCCCGTACCCGGACGCCCCTTGACGACCAGGCGTGTGCGCAGGGCCGGGACGTCGTGGAGGACCCTGTCCGCCGCCGCCAGCCACGCCCCGGTGTCAAGGGGACCCTGGATCCTGGTCACCTCTGCTACCCCGTAGACGCTCTCGTCGGCCAGGACCTGCTGGGACAGCCAGATGCCCTGCTGCGCAGGTGTGAGGGCCGTGCTCACGACGTCTCCTGCGGGGCCGCCATGGTGAACCCGTGGGTGGTCTCCAGGAGGTCCGCCAGGTCGGCCACGGTGCGGCACTGGACCATGTCGGTGAAGTCCACCTCGACCTCCAGCGTGCTCCAGGCCTCGGTGAGCATCATCAGGCGCACGGAGTCCACGCCGATCGACGGCAGCTCGCTGTCAGGCGTGATGCTGTCAGCCGGGGTGGAGGTGGTCTCCTCCAGCTGTGCCGCCAGCTCCCCCAGGGAGGTGGGGTAGGGCTGAGCCGCCCAGGCGTCCCGGTCCTGCTGGTCAGGCTGCTGACTGGGCTGGCCGGAGCCCTCCCGCTCTCCCAGGACCTGACGCATCCGGGCGAGGTCCGTGACCACGCCGCAGGAACGCGACACCAGCTCCAGGGCCATACGGTGCTCCTCAGCGCTGAAGTCCGCCACCGCGTCAGCAAGCAGGAAGGGCCTGACGTCCAGGACGAAGGCCCGCAGCGCCGTGGCGAGGCAGCCGATGTGGGCGTAGACGCCGGTGATGACCAGCTGGTCGCGTCCCAGGGAGCCCATCAGCTCGTGGAGGCCGGTCCCCTCAAAGGCGTCGTAGCGCCTCTTGGTCAGCACGGTGTCACGAGGCCCGGGGGCCACGTCGGCCACGATCGCGGCGCGCTCGTCGTCTGCGACGCCCTGACCCCACAGGTCGTGGAGCAGGCCCCGCTCCCGGCGGCCCTGGTGGGCAGGCTGGGCGGTGTAGACCACCGGCACCCCCCGAGGACGGGCCAGCCTGACCATCTCCGCCACGCCTCGCAGCAGCCCGGGCAGCGGCTCCTCCCCCGGCACGTAGGCCGACAGGAAGTGCTCCTGCATGTCGTGGACCAGGAGCACGGCCCGGTCGGGGTCGAGCTCCCAGGGAGCACGTGAGGGCGGCAGGGGCTGTATCGGGGCCTGGTATCGAATTGCCTGGGGAATCATCTCTCGCTCCTGGGCTGACAGGGTCTGTCGGGGCTGGGACGGGGCGGGCGAGCAGGTTCCTGCCTCCTGGGTCCCCCGGGACCTCCTGGGATCTCTCAGGACCTCCCGGGCACCTGCCCGCCGCCCTCGCCGCGGCTACCCGGAGTAGGACTCGGTAAGGGCGTCGAGCATCTCCTGGGCGGAGTAGTAGTCCAGCCGGAAGGTAGTGGAGGGCATGTAGGAGACCTTGTCGTCGCGCACGGGGGCAGCAGTGGTGTAGGCCTCGTTGCTGTCCATCGTGTCCCTGGTCGCCTGGTCGGCGGCCACGACGACCCAGTTCTCACCGACAAGCCCCTTCTGGACGTTCTCCCCGGAGAGCTCGATGATGTCGCCCCGCTCGCCCATGGACTCCTCGCCCTGGACGTCGTCGGGGACGGCGGCCATGGTGAAGCCCAGCTCGGTGAGCAGCTGGACCTGGGGGGACTCCTCGGTCAGGACCATGGCGTCCCCGGAGTCGTCACCGGCGACGATGAAGGCCGAGGTGTCGCCCTCGGGCACGGTGACCGACTCCTTGGCCTGTGCCACCTTGCTGTCGAAGTCGGAGACAACCTCCTCGGCCTGCTCCTCCTGACCCGTGGCCTCGCCCAGCAGGGTGGTGACGTCCTGCCAGGAGCGTGTGCCGTAGTCCACGACCAGGACCGGGGCGACGTCACGGAGCTGGTCGATGATGTCCATGGCGGAGTCACCCCCCGTCTTGGCCACGACAATGAGGTCCGGGGAGTACTGGGCAACGCTCTCCGCCTCGGGAGCGCTGTTCTCGTAGGCGACCTCGACCCCCTGCTCCTGGGCGACGTCAGACCACTGGAGGAAGAACCCGCTGGAGTCGCTCAGGCCCTCCTGGTCGGGCGCCGTGGCCCCGGAGGCCACGACCGGGGCGCCCACCGCCAGCAGGGAGCCGGTAAGGGTGACGGAGGTGGAGACGATGGTCTCGGGCTGGGCGTCCAGGGTGAGCTCGGCGTCGGTGTCGTCATCGGTCTGGACGGTGCGCGGCCAGCCGCCGTCCGCGCTGGCCGAGGCCACGGCCTGGTCGGTGCCTGCGGAGCCGCTGGCGTCGTCGGAGCCGCCTAAGCCGCTGCCGCAGGCTGTGAGGCCCACGGCGAGCAGCACGGCCACCAGGAGGGCCGCAACGACGGGCAGGAGCAGGTCCAGTCCCCGTCTCGGACGGCGCGCCGCTGGTGAGCTCGCTGGAGAAGAGGTGCTCATGTTTCCTTCCTTTCTTCTTCCCGCCGCCGCGCGGCGGCGGGAGGTCTGAGTCAGGCCGCGCGGCTGTCCTCGCCACGCGCGGCCGAGGGCGTACGGGCGGGGTCGGCCTCCCCCAGGTCGCGGGGGACCACCATGGGCATCCCCGCCACCGGGTCCGCCACCACGACGGCGTCCAGACCGAACACATCCCGCACCATCTGCTCGGTCACGATGTCGCCGGGGCTGCCCGTGGCGTGCACCTGGCCGTCGCGCATGACGATCATGTGCGAGGCGCAGCGGGCAGCGTGGTTGAGGTCATGGAGCACCGCGACGACGGTGCGCCCCTGCTCCTCGTTGAGCGCACGGCACAGCCGCAGGATCTCGACCT
Protein-coding sequences here:
- the eno gene encoding phosphopyruvate hydratase, with the translated sequence MALIENVHAREILDSRGNPTLEVEILLEDGSSARAAVPSGASTGAFEAVELRDGDKGRYLGKGVEKAVANVNEIIAPEIIGFDAADQRGLDHLMIELDGTPNKGKLGANAILGVSLAAAQASAEAAGLDLFQYVGGPGAHVLPVPMMNILNGGSHADSNVDIQEFMIAPIGASTFREALRMGAEVYHALKAVVKDRGLSTGLGDEGGFAPNLDSNREALELIVEAITKAGYKPGADVALAMDVASTEFFDERTRTYRFEGEARDNAFMVDYYEKLVADFPIVSIEDPLSEDEWEDWKALTDKIGDRVQLVGDDFFVTNPERLAKGISMGAANALLVKVNQIGSLTETLEAVEMAHRAGFRSMTSHRSGETEDVTIADLAVATNSGQIKTGAPARGERINKYNQLLRIEEALGDAAVYAGAGAFPRFQA
- a CDS encoding amino acid adenylation domain-containing protein; protein product: MSTALTPAQQGIWLSQQVLADESVYGVAEVTRIQGPLDTGAWLAAADRVLHDVPALRTRLVVKGRPGTGSPGHRSPDGVAPDLTVPVGAVGEADERQAPTAGEGLPRVVLDAVPASAGLVDLRQDPRGGQEAARQWVLQHLGEPIDLERGVVSRACLLLTGQDSAQWFLRVHHLALDGYGFALVGRALAREYSARLSSRGTRPPAAPARGGAAVGTDPGTEAGRSTGSPAGADPEAVGAYLEAVAQQAAYARSPQAREDRAFWQGQAPGAPAVSMAPGGDPSRATHHPVEAPSTSAGADPAVLVAALAVLAGVVHRRDEAVVGVHVMNRSSQTLLRTPCHTQNVLPVRVSLDPDQSVGQLLTQVSQAWQRCREHQRYRHEDIRADRGLGVSEALCDVALNIVPFGGARRYGRARGRSEAVWEGPADGLVLDVRPGQPDGPMGLAAPAGSLSESALAGYARVLETLVSRLSRAAHGTGTPEVPEAERTGDADECLRDLLLSPEEPYPTGSPHALGLQALPPELEEVVGLPDSGQARGATDPVWAVGALDRARLATSSRPRPPGSSQEHLCAPDRLLSYEETASCAHRLTRLLRELGVGAGDRVLLYLPRSSWMVLAPPAVLEAGAAFVPCDPQWPARRLSQVVEDVEPAVVVTTSALGQGPALRQALSQAGGTGARAPQTLVLDADSVRARMEALPAGPVAPGELDRPVRGEDAAYILFTSGSTGRPKGVVVEHRNLASYARAFDLLYVDRELVAAGRTGGAGQVGREGQPGSTAGAGSAQEGVVLSYSHEYSPAFDSALSPLVAFLHGHRLHVPTEEQLGDPVAHVRFLQDHAVDVIDLSPAVLEELLEVGLPVGGDRGSRGHAVTSLFIGGDTCSVPLWERLRQETRRGVFAANGYGPTENTVEATVAWVADHPEPSIGRSLPGQEARVLDHLGRALPPGVAGELYLCGSSVARGYLKDDDLTRSRFVTAADGSRCYRTGDLVRREPDGALTFMGRADSQLSLRGVRIEAAEVEAALVTQPGIRQAVVTVRDDGDGARLVGYVVPTQEQAPLDTAGVLDRLRDLLPPSFVPTTLVRLEALPLTERGKVDRSRLPAPGREVGAGLSWEQMDPDQQVVASVYAEVLDVPAHTLRSHTDLFAMGGHSLTAARVLGRLTQAGYQGLHLRDLFRDASVERVARLLGGTGPRPACATVPVAGGQPGGGAGSPEDAVPPVPASPVGEGWPLMTAAQRRLWFLEQEQGPSPVYAIPLVLDVAGHLDTRALEAAVVDTVLTYPALRTSYPVGEDGLPTVATWQEAAVREAVRLVVVDRDPHDPDLVGSLDTSIDVTAQPPVRAYLAQDADRQRLVLVIHHVAADGWSLRPVVDTLAAAYRARARDLGRQDPPDPGQDGTGRAVVPGPRPAPSPPASVSFPRVPPPTPSPLLPVAVPPAPLPAPAPEALSWWVERLRGLPEEVPLPLDRPRPRQRDHRGGQVRVSLGAERSAAVEDLARAHQASPFMVLHSVLAGLLTRCGAGYDIPIGTISSGRTDARREQEVGFLANTVVTRTSTEGNPSFTELLARVREDTLAVLEHAEVPFDAVVGAVNPRRDSSRHPLFQVMLVAQDTGGLSFDAGAGAPQVSVGVEGTGTSKFDLTWEVSFSEAAGRARRGAGCAADPPTASSLPVPTSLPGDSGSCGSERSASSMGEGISVRLEYATAVVDPATAQAMTRWFLRLLDQVLEDPRSRLWDRALEEKAREQALQEAARMLGARVALPEVTSPALRRASLGQALEAAMEEWAGREALTVPDELGVPGAGAPGAPGAQRLTYAALERVSARARDVLREAGAGPGRRVALLLGRRGVQVEVMVAVLRTGAAYVPLDPQYPEARLAAALEDCQPVVLVHDLPDLPDDLPDDLPVGVEGSPLPPGLRSALGPQTVVLSTRDLEGAGGGPPGQAPLLRRSPGEVAPPPSSAACADDPAYVIFTSGSTGRPKGVEVTQDNVLRLLRTTEHRLGLGTADVWTFFHSYAFDFSVWEVLGCLLTGGRLVVVPYEVSRSPEEMLALLEAEEVTVLSQTPSAFAQLAAADAQRDEAVAQEAQPGQVSQPGPGLRVVVLGGEAMDLDVVRRWFRRHPPGSPRVVNMYGITETTVHVTYLEVDEDTSGVSPVGRPLEDLAVYLLDEGGHPVPAGVVGEIHVGGAGVASGYVNQPGLSAERFLPDPFARAVLEGAGPDAGTGGLPGAAGGAGTRAAPAEAAGPGASGRAGQGRMYRSGDLAVRTRQGDLEFRGRADRQVQLRGFRVELGEVEARAREVEGVRLAYARVVQVRQGDERLVLYLTGPDPATADPALLRRQVARRLPGQMAPAAVVVLDRLALTVNGKRDDAALPVPQLPRSQGRAPATSTERLVCEHVARVLGIEECSAEDSFFDLGGHSMLAVSLVAALRKATGRPLRVGTVMTHPTPALLAAHLDEQDPERPGDTGLGVLLPLRPPDDRRPGNGQGPGTGLGGLFCVHPAGGLSWCYAGLPRHLDGLPVWGLQARGVLEPGSQPASLEEMARDYVTQVLQVQPSGPYHLVGWSLGGMVAHVMAVLLQEAGHQVGVLALMDAYLSEAATGAVEPPLADALSAVLAMAGIDDDVLAGHEEDLAAVVRALEERSSPMAGLERSVLEALVTTYRNTTRILREYQHRAYRGRALFLRAARGGIGPEHDPGEWDPYVTGGLQVVDVDCTHREMTQPGALGVIGPLLDRVIRSDTSP
- a CDS encoding isochorismatase family protein → MIPQAIRYQAPIQPLPPSRAPWELDPDRAVLLVHDMQEHFLSAYVPGEEPLPGLLRGVAEMVRLARPRGVPVVYTAQPAHQGRRERGLLHDLWGQGVADDERAAIVADVAPGPRDTVLTKRRYDAFEGTGLHELMGSLGRDQLVITGVYAHIGCLATALRAFVLDVRPFLLADAVADFSAEEHRMALELVSRSCGVVTDLARMRQVLGEREGSGQPSQQPDQQDRDAWAAQPYPTSLGELAAQLEETTSTPADSITPDSELPSIGVDSVRLMMLTEAWSTLEVEVDFTDMVQCRTVADLADLLETTHGFTMAAPQETS